The region TAAAAATATAAATAATCTTCACTTGTTAACGCGCGCAGCTTTTCCGATAAATCTTTTGACGTTAACGGACCTGTTGCAATAACAGTTGGTCCTTGTGGAATTTCCGTAATCTCTTCATTAACAACCGTTACGTTCGGATGATTTTTAACACTTTCCGTCACACGAGCGGCAAATTCGTGACGGTCAACAGCCAGTGCTCCACCTGCTGGAACTGCACACTCGTCTGCTGAACGAATAATAACAGAGTCTAATAATCGCATTTCTTCTTTTAAAACACCAACTGCATTTGTTAATGTATTCGCACGCAGTGAATTACTACATACTAATTCAGCAAATTTGTCCGTATGATGAGCAGGTGTTTGCTTCACTGGTCTCATCTCATAAAGGCGGACTTTCAAACCGCGCTTTGCGATTTGCCAAGCGGCTTCACTTCCAGCAAGGCCTGCTCCGATAACATTAATTACTTGTTCATTCATTGTAAATCCTCCAACTTCATTTCTATCTTTTCTATCATTTTCCTTATTCATTCACTTGTCTTTTTATTTTTTGACGGGACAAAGAAAATGCGACATTACTTAATGTCGCTAATAACGTTTCCATTTTAGCACATGAAGCAATGTCGCCGCATCTTATATAACTGCTATTTTTAAATTTAAAGTGTGGGAATTCATCCCATTCTCTTTTACTGCTGAGCTTCCTCTTTATAATCACAACTTGTGCAGACGACTTGAGTTCCTTTTTTCTGTTTTTTCTCCACAAGCAGATTTTCACATTTCGGACATTTTCTTGCAATCGGCTTATCCCAAGATACAAAGTCACAGCCCGGGAATCGATCACAGCCATAAAATGTACGCTTTTTCTTCGATTTTCGCTCAACGATATTTCCTTCTTCACATTTCGGACACTTTACACCAATTTCTTTTACAATTGGCTTCGTGTTGCGACAGTCAGGGAAATTAGAGCATGCCATAAATTTTCCGTAGCGGCCCATTTTGTATACCATAGGTGAACCGCATTCTTCACAATCTTCTCCGGCAGGTTCATCTTTAATCTCCACTTCGCGCATTTCTTTTTCAGCATGTTCTAAGCGTTTTTCAAAGTCACTGTAAAATTCGTCAATAACACGCACCCATTGAACATTACCATCTTCCACTTCATCCAAATCATTTTCCATTTTAGCTGTAAACTCTACATCTAAAATTTCCGGAAAAAACTCCAATACAAGCTCTAGTACAATTTCTCCAAGTTCTGTTGGTACAAAACGCTTGTTATCGAGCGCTACGTATCCGCGCTTTTGAATGGTGTCAAGTGTTGGAGCATATGTAGACGGTCGGCCAATGCCTAGCTCTTCTAATGTCTTGACTAAACGAGCTTCTGTGTATCTTGGCGGCGGCTGTGTGAAGTGCTGCTTTTCATCGATGTCCTTAGAATAAGCTACTTCTCCTTCTTCTAAGTCTGGAAGAAGATTTTCTTTTTCCTCCACTTGATCATCATTGCCTTCAACATACACTTTCATAAAGCCTGGAAATTTAACTTTTGAGCCGTTCGCTCTAAATGTTACGTCTCCATTTTTTAAATCTACAGCCATTGTATCCATAATAGCAGGTGCCATTTGACTAGCAACGAAGCGCTCCCATACTAACTTATACAGTCGATACTGATCACGCGATAGAAACTCTTTTACCTCTCCTGGTTTACGAAGAGCTGAGGTTGGACGAATCGCTTCGTGGGCATCTTGCGCGTTCGAGTTTTTCTTTTCTTTACGCTTTTCCGTTGCTACAAACTGATTTCCGTATGCGTTAGTAATGTAATCTCTAGCTTCTGTTTGAGCTGTTTCTGAAATACGAGTAGAATCGGTACGCATATACGTGATAAGACCTACTGTACCTTCTTTTCCTAAATCAATTCCTTCATACAACTGCTGTGCAATCATCATTGTTTTTTTCGCTCGGAAGTTCAGTTTCCGCGCTGCCTCTTGTTGCAATGAAGACGTGGTAAAAGAAGGAGCTGCATTACGCTTTCGCTCACGTTTTGTTACTTTAGAAATTGAAAATTCATTACCATCTAATTGCTTAACAATGTTGGTTACATCATTTTCATTCGATAGCTCTACTTTTTTTCCTTGATATTCGATTAACTGGCCTTCAAATTGGTCGTTCCCTTTTTGAAAAGTAGCTTTTACCGTCCAGTATTCTTCTGGGATAAACTTTGCAATTTCTTTTTCACGATCAATAATTAACCGCACTGCAATTGATTGAACCCTTCCGGCACTTAATCCTTTTTTCACTTTTTTCCACAGCAATGGACTGATGTTGTAGCCAACCAGCCTGTCAAGAATACGGCGGGCTTGTTGAGCATCTACTAAATCCATATTAATTGCTCGTGGATGTTTAAAAGATTCTTTAATCGCTTCTTTTGTAATCTCGTTAAATACTACGCGACAATCCGATGCAATATCTACATCCAAACTGTGTGCTAAGTGCCATGCAATCGCTTCTCCTTCACGGTCTGGATCGGCTGCTAGGTAAATCTTTTTTGCTTTTTTAGCCGCTGTTTTTAGTTCTTTTAAAACTGGGCCTTTCCCGCGAATTGTAATATATTTCGGATTGTAATCCTGTTCAATATCAATTCCCATTTGACTTTTAGGTAGATCGCGAACATGTCCCATTGATGCTTTTACTTTATATTTCTTTCCTAAATAACGTTCAATTGTTTTAGCCTTTGCAGGCGATTCTACAATTACTAGGTAGTCAGACATCTATTTGTTCCTCCTCAAGAGGTAGAATAAAATCTTCATTATTATTAAATATTTGGTTCTTGTTTGTCAAATGTCAAAAAGATAAGTCATACGATTTTACTACGTATCTCACTAGTATTTCATACCATCCAAGAATATGACTACTTTGAAACATTCATCTTATATACATCATTTCATCTGTAATATCAGCAGCGCTTTGCACAAGTTTTGCCCCTAATTGGATTAACTTATTCGTTCCACATGATGTTTCTTCAAAAATAGAACCCGGTATGGCAAATACTTCTCTTCCTTGCTGAAGCGCCTGGTCGGCGGTAATAAAAGATCCACTTCTTTCTTTTGCTTGCACCACCAAAGTGCCTCCTGTTAATCCGCTAATGATTCTGTTTCTGCGAGGGAAAAACCATTTCGTCGGCTTCATAAACGGGGCATATTCAGAAAGCAGCAAATGATGCTGCGCAATTTCTCTTGCTAAATATTGGTTTCCTCTTGGGTAAATATTATAAAACCCTCCGCCTAAAACTGCAATCGTTTTAGCTTTTTCAGCGATAGCGAGTTCATGAGCAGCCTGGTCAATGCCTAAGGCTAGTCCACTTACAACGACAAATTCTTCATGCAGCATCGGCTTAACAATATGAGTTAGAGCTGCAGTTCCATATGAAGTAGGATTCCTTGTTCCTACAACGCTTAAGCTTGCCGGAGCATGTAGAAGAGACACGTTTCCTCTTGCAAATAACACCCAAGGCGGATCATAAATATGGCGCAAAAGTTCAGGATATTCATCATCTAGGACGGTGACACATTGAATATTCTCAGCGTCATATTTATCTAGAATATCTCGTATTGGAATAGTTTGCAAATCTTTTTTTATTTGATTAGCACGTTCAATCGAGAGAGTCAATAGTTTTTGAAGCTGTGATGGAGAGTACTCGTAGAGATTTTGTAATGAAGAATTCTGTTGAAGTAGCGTAAAAATTTGTTTCCAATTAACAGATGGACAATGTGCTAAATGAATTAATTTTTCCCGTAAACCAGACATTCTACAATCTCCTTTTTAAATGGACAAAATAGCCCCCGGGCAAAGGAGGCTATATGTCTTCTATTAATGAGTCTTACACTGCTCGTAAATGCCTTGTTCTTTTAACACTTTAATAAGTGTTTCTCCCATAACAGATGGTGTTTCAGCTACCTGGATACCGCACTCATTCATTGTTTTAATTTTTTCAGACGCTGTCCCTTTACCACCTGAAATAATAGCACCAGCATGGCCCATACGTTTTCCTGGAGGTGCTGTTTGACCGCCAATGAAGCCGACAACAGGTTTTGTCATATTTGCTTTTACCCATTCTGCCGCCTCTTCTTCTGCCGTACCGCCAATTTCCCCAATCATAATTACTGCATACGTATCTTCATCTTCATTAAATGCTTTTAGTACATCGATAAAGTTCGTGCCATTCACTGGGTCTCCGCCGATACCAACAGCAGTTGATTGACCAATACCAGCCTCAGAAAGTTGATGAACAGCTTCATATGTTAATGTACCAGAACGCGAAACTACACCTACATGACCTTTTTTGTGAATGTATCCTGGCATAATTCCAATTTTACATTCTTCCGGTGTAATAACACCTGGGCAGTTAGGTCCTACAAGGCGCGTACGTTTTCCTTCCATATAACGCTTTACTTTTACCATATCTAATACTGGAATACCTTCCGTAATACAAATAACTAAATCTAAATCTGCGTCAACTGCTTCAATAATGGAGTCAGCTGCGAATGCTGGCGGAACATATACAACAGAGGCTGTTGCGCCTGTTTTTTCTTTTGCCTCGGCAACCGTATTAAATACCGGAACACCTTCTACTTCTAAGCCGCCTTTACCCGGCGTTACGCCACCAACAATTTTTGTTCCATATTCTAACATTTGTTGTGTATGAAAAAGGCCAACTCCGCCTGTAATTCCTTGTACAATTACTTTTGTATCTTGATTAATAAATACGCTCATTCCTATCCCCCAGCCTTTCTATTTCACTAGTGAAACGATTTTTTGTGCGCCGTCTGCCATAGATTCAGCAGCTGTGATATTTAAGCCTGATTTTTGTAAAATTTCTTTTCCAAGTTCAACGTTTGTTCCTTCTAAGCGAACAACTAATGGAAGGCT is a window of Priestia aryabhattai DNA encoding:
- the topA gene encoding type I DNA topoisomerase; this translates as MSDYLVIVESPAKAKTIERYLGKKYKVKASMGHVRDLPKSQMGIDIEQDYNPKYITIRGKGPVLKELKTAAKKAKKIYLAADPDREGEAIAWHLAHSLDVDIASDCRVVFNEITKEAIKESFKHPRAINMDLVDAQQARRILDRLVGYNISPLLWKKVKKGLSAGRVQSIAVRLIIDREKEIAKFIPEEYWTVKATFQKGNDQFEGQLIEYQGKKVELSNENDVTNIVKQLDGNEFSISKVTKRERKRNAAPSFTTSSLQQEAARKLNFRAKKTMMIAQQLYEGIDLGKEGTVGLITYMRTDSTRISETAQTEARDYITNAYGNQFVATEKRKEKKNSNAQDAHEAIRPTSALRKPGEVKEFLSRDQYRLYKLVWERFVASQMAPAIMDTMAVDLKNGDVTFRANGSKVKFPGFMKVYVEGNDDQVEEKENLLPDLEEGEVAYSKDIDEKQHFTQPPPRYTEARLVKTLEELGIGRPSTYAPTLDTIQKRGYVALDNKRFVPTELGEIVLELVLEFFPEILDVEFTAKMENDLDEVEDGNVQWVRVIDEFYSDFEKRLEHAEKEMREVEIKDEPAGEDCEECGSPMVYKMGRYGKFMACSNFPDCRNTKPIVKEIGVKCPKCEEGNIVERKSKKKRTFYGCDRFPGCDFVSWDKPIARKCPKCENLLVEKKQKKGTQVVCTSCDYKEEAQQ
- the dprA gene encoding DNA-processing protein DprA — its product is MSGLREKLIHLAHCPSVNWKQIFTLLQQNSSLQNLYEYSPSQLQKLLTLSIERANQIKKDLQTIPIRDILDKYDAENIQCVTVLDDEYPELLRHIYDPPWVLFARGNVSLLHAPASLSVVGTRNPTSYGTAALTHIVKPMLHEEFVVVSGLALGIDQAAHELAIAEKAKTIAVLGGGFYNIYPRGNQYLAREIAQHHLLLSEYAPFMKPTKWFFPRRNRIISGLTGGTLVVQAKERSGSFITADQALQQGREVFAIPGSIFEETSCGTNKLIQLGAKLVQSAADITDEMMYIR
- the sucD gene encoding succinate--CoA ligase subunit alpha, translating into MSVFINQDTKVIVQGITGGVGLFHTQQMLEYGTKIVGGVTPGKGGLEVEGVPVFNTVAEAKEKTGATASVVYVPPAFAADSIIEAVDADLDLVICITEGIPVLDMVKVKRYMEGKRTRLVGPNCPGVITPEECKIGIMPGYIHKKGHVGVVSRSGTLTYEAVHQLSEAGIGQSTAVGIGGDPVNGTNFIDVLKAFNEDEDTYAVIMIGEIGGTAEEEAAEWVKANMTKPVVGFIGGQTAPPGKRMGHAGAIISGGKGTASEKIKTMNECGIQVAETPSVMGETLIKVLKEQGIYEQCKTH